Proteins co-encoded in one Brassica oleracea var. oleracea cultivar TO1000 chromosome C4, BOL, whole genome shotgun sequence genomic window:
- the LOC106336769 gene encoding K(+) efflux antiporter 5 isoform X1, with amino-acid sequence MDLDEEAPVPSVLAAMISDDHNPHASPHFHHSISMARRRFTVIGFSFLLLVGTTLSARSDQETRERFYGNVVNSTAPGNGEGSIAKMFDRVLEKEFSENDQPEGSDGGASFNSSVADQQAEIETVAKVTHEKGKRNDTQENNGTRPFQLQDVFSLENEDSDDMTLIDKKNNVFVMSNKKSKYPILQVDLRLISDLVVIIVFAAIGGIVFSCLGQPVIVGYLLAGSIIGPGGLKFISEMVQVETVAQFGVVFLLFALGLEFSMTKLKVVGPVAVLGGLFQIVLLMFLCGVTALLCGARLSEGIFVGAFLSMSSTAVVVKFLVERNSTSSLHGQVTIGILIFQDCVVGLLFALLPVLGGNSGLLQGIISMGKLLLILSIFLTVASLLTWSFVPRFLKLMIQLSSQTNELYQLAAVAFCLLSAWCSDKLGLSLELGSFVAGVMLSTTEFAQHTLEQVEPIRNLFAALFLSSIGMLINVHFLWNHVDILLASVILVIVVKTAIAAIVVKAFRYNIKISFHVGVLLAQIGEFAFVLLSRASNLHVIEGKMYLLLLGTTALSLVTTPLLFKLIPSAMNLGVILRWFPSENSSPNESMQEKASMIEIHNRTN; translated from the exons ATGGATCTCGACGAAGAAGCTCCGGTGCCTTCCGTATTGGCCGCCATGATCTCCGATGACCACAATCCACACGCTTCTCCTCACTTTCATCATTCT ATATCAATGGCGAGGAGGAGATTCACAGTGATTGGATTCTCGTTCCTCCTTTTAGTTGGTACGACTTTATCAGCGAGATCTGATCAGGAAACCAGAGAGCGCTTCTACGGCAACGTTGTCAACTCCACGGCTCCGGGAAACGGCGAAGGGAGTATCGCTAAAATGTTCGATCGAGTTCTCGAGAAAGAGTTCTCCGAAAACGATCAGCCTGAAG GATCGGATGGAGGAGCCAGCTTTAACAGCAGTGTTGCTGATCAACAA GCTGAAATAGAGACTGTAGCAAAAGTAACGCATGAGAAGGGCAAACGAAATGATACTCAAGAAAATAA TGGTACGAGACCATTCCAACTTCAAGATGTGTTTTCCTTGGAAAATGAAGATTCTGATGATATGACTCTTATTGACAAAAAG AACAATGTTTTTGTCATGTCGAACAAAAAATCTAAGTATCCCATACTTCAAGTAGACCTGAG ATTGATATCAGATTTGGTTGTCATTATTGTTTTTGCTGCGATTGGTGGCATTGTCTTCTCGTGTCTTGGACAACCG GTCATTGTTGGATATCTTCTGGCGGGGTCAATCATTGGGCCAGGAGGACTGAAATTCATCAGTGAAATGGTTCAG GTTGAAACTGTGGCCCAGTTTGGTGTTGTTTTCCTCCTTTTTGCTTTGGGCTTGGAGTTCTCAATGACTAAG CTGAAAGTTGTTGGCCCAGTTGCTGTCCTTGGAGGACTTTTTCAAATCGTATTACTGATGTTTCTGTGTGGTGTAACTGCATTG TTATGTGGAGCAAGGTTATCGGAGGGTATTTTTGTTGGTGCTTTTCTGTCTATGTCATCAACAGCAGTG GTGGTAAAGTTTTTAGTGGAACGGAACAGTACAAGTTCTCTCCATGGTCAAGTCACGATAGGGATACTTATCTTTCAG GACTGTGTTGTTGGTTTATTATTCGCACTGCTTCCAGTTTTGGGTGGTAACAGTGGTTTACTACAAGGGATTATATCAATGGGAAAGCT GCTCCTGATATTGTCAATATTTCTCACTGTTGCATCTCTACTAACGTGGTCATTTGTGCCTCGCTTTCTGAAGCTAATGATTCAGTTATCATCTCAA ACAAATGAACTTTACCAATTAGCTGCTGTGGCGTTCTGCTTACTATCTGCATGG TGCAGTGATAAGCTGGGTCTTAGTCTTGAGTTGGGATCATTTGTGGCTGGTGTTATGCTGTCCACAACTGAGTTTGCTCAACATACACTAGAGCAG GTGGAACCGATTCGTAATTTGTTTGCCGCTCTCTTCCTGTCAAGTATCGGTATGCTCATAAATGTGCACTTTCTATGGAACCACGTGGATATCCTTCTGGCATCTGTGATTCTAGTCATAGTTGTTAAGACAGCAATTGCAGCGATAGTGGTTAAGGCTTTTCGGTACAACATCAAGATATCTTTCCAT GTGGGGGTACTTCTTGCTCAGATCGGCGAGTTTGCCTTTGTTCTGCTAAGCCGAGCATCAAACCTGCACGTTATCGAG GGGAAAATGTATCTCCTCCTATTGGGAACAACAGCTCTGAGTCTC GTGACGACTCCATTGTTGTTCAAGTTGATACCGAGTGCAATGAACCTGGGTGTCATCCTTCGATGGTTTCCTTCTGAGAATAGCTCCCCGAACGAG AGTATGCAGGAGAAAGCATCGATGATAGAAATACATAACAGAACCAACTGA
- the LOC106342896 gene encoding CSC1-like protein At1g62320 isoform X2, translating to MATLADIGVAAGINILTALIFLLLFAILRIQPFNDRVYFPKWYLKGLRSSPLVNPGALVSKIVNLDFRSYIRFLSWMPAALKMPESELIDHAGFDSAVYLRIYLIGLKIFVPIALLSWSILVPVNWTSNGLQLAKLHDVKSSNIDKLSISNVERGSDRFWAHLMLEYAFTFWTCYVLLKEYEKIASMRLAFLQSEERRADEFTVLVRNIPPDSHELVSENVEQFFMVNHPDHYLMNQVVYNANKLAGLVAEKKKMQNWFDYYHLKYTRDKEQRPRVKAFSGYGERK from the exons ATGGCGACACTAGCAGATATTGGAGTAGCAGCTGGGATTAACATTCTAACTGCTTTGATATTCCTTTTGCTATTTGCAATCTTGAGGATCCAACCATTCAATGATAGGGTTTATTTCCCCAAGTGGTACTTGAAAGGTCTTAGAAGCAGCCCTCTTGTGAACCCTGGTGCTTTAGTGAGCAAAATTGTGAACTTGGATTTTCGTTCTTACATTCGGTTCTTGAGCTGGATGCCCGCTGCGCTAAAGATGCCAGAGTCTGAACTTATTGATCATGCTGGTTTTGATTCTGCTGTCTACTTGAGGATTTACTTGATTGG ACTTAAGATTTTTGTCCCAATCGCATTACTTTCATGGTCGATTCTGGTTCCCGTCAACTGGACCAGCAATGGATTGCAGCTAGCAAAACTTCATGATGTAAAATCAAGCAACATCGATAAGCTTTCGATATCAAATGTCGAGCGTGGATCAGACAG GTTTTGGGCTCATCTCATGTTGGAGTACGCATTTACATTCTGGACTTGCTATGTTCTATTGAAGGAATATGAGAAAATAGCTTCAATGCGGTTAGCATTTCTCCAATCCGAGGAGCGACGGGCGGATGAATTCACG GTCCTGGTTAGGAATATACCACCGGACTCACACGAGTTAGTGAGTGAGAACGTGGAGCAATTCTTTATGGTTAACCACCCGGATCATTATCTTATGAATCAG GTGGTTTACAATGCAAATAAATTGGCTGGACTAGTAGCAGAGAAGAAAAAAATGCAGAACTGGTTTGATTACTACCATTTGAAGTATACAAGAGACAAGGAACAAAGACCAAGGGTTAAG GCTTTCTCGGGCTATGGGGAAAGAAAGTAG
- the LOC106336769 gene encoding K(+) efflux antiporter 5 isoform X2: MDLDEEAPVPSVLAAMISDDHNPHASPHFHHSISMARRRFTVIGFSFLLLVGTTLSARSDQETRERFYGNVVNSTAPGNGEGSIAKMFDRVLEKEFSENDQPEGSDGGASFNSSVADQQAEIETVAKVTHEKGKRNDTQENNGTRPFQLQDVFSLENEDSDDMTLIDKKNNVFVMSNKKSKYPILQVDLRLISDLVVIIVFAAIGGIVFSCLGQPVIVGYLLAGSIIGPGGLKFISEMVQVETVAQFGVVFLLFALGLEFSMTKLKVVGPVAVLGGLFQIVLLMFLCGVTALLCGARLSEGIFVGAFLSMSSTAVVVKFLVERNSTSSLHGQVTIGILIFQDCVVGLLFALLPVLGGNSGLLQGIISMGKLLLILSIFLTVASLLTWSFVPRFLKLMIQLSSQTNELYQLAAVAFCLLSAWCSDKLGLSLELGSFVAGVMLSTTEFAQHTLEQVEPIRNLFAALFLSSIGMLINVHFLWNHVDILLASVILVIVVKTAIAAIVVKAFRYNIKISFHVGVLLAQIGEFAFVLLSRASNLHVIEGKMYLLLLGTTALSLVTTPLLFKLIPSAMNLGVILRWFPSENSSPNEEKASMIEIHNRTN; the protein is encoded by the exons ATGGATCTCGACGAAGAAGCTCCGGTGCCTTCCGTATTGGCCGCCATGATCTCCGATGACCACAATCCACACGCTTCTCCTCACTTTCATCATTCT ATATCAATGGCGAGGAGGAGATTCACAGTGATTGGATTCTCGTTCCTCCTTTTAGTTGGTACGACTTTATCAGCGAGATCTGATCAGGAAACCAGAGAGCGCTTCTACGGCAACGTTGTCAACTCCACGGCTCCGGGAAACGGCGAAGGGAGTATCGCTAAAATGTTCGATCGAGTTCTCGAGAAAGAGTTCTCCGAAAACGATCAGCCTGAAG GATCGGATGGAGGAGCCAGCTTTAACAGCAGTGTTGCTGATCAACAA GCTGAAATAGAGACTGTAGCAAAAGTAACGCATGAGAAGGGCAAACGAAATGATACTCAAGAAAATAA TGGTACGAGACCATTCCAACTTCAAGATGTGTTTTCCTTGGAAAATGAAGATTCTGATGATATGACTCTTATTGACAAAAAG AACAATGTTTTTGTCATGTCGAACAAAAAATCTAAGTATCCCATACTTCAAGTAGACCTGAG ATTGATATCAGATTTGGTTGTCATTATTGTTTTTGCTGCGATTGGTGGCATTGTCTTCTCGTGTCTTGGACAACCG GTCATTGTTGGATATCTTCTGGCGGGGTCAATCATTGGGCCAGGAGGACTGAAATTCATCAGTGAAATGGTTCAG GTTGAAACTGTGGCCCAGTTTGGTGTTGTTTTCCTCCTTTTTGCTTTGGGCTTGGAGTTCTCAATGACTAAG CTGAAAGTTGTTGGCCCAGTTGCTGTCCTTGGAGGACTTTTTCAAATCGTATTACTGATGTTTCTGTGTGGTGTAACTGCATTG TTATGTGGAGCAAGGTTATCGGAGGGTATTTTTGTTGGTGCTTTTCTGTCTATGTCATCAACAGCAGTG GTGGTAAAGTTTTTAGTGGAACGGAACAGTACAAGTTCTCTCCATGGTCAAGTCACGATAGGGATACTTATCTTTCAG GACTGTGTTGTTGGTTTATTATTCGCACTGCTTCCAGTTTTGGGTGGTAACAGTGGTTTACTACAAGGGATTATATCAATGGGAAAGCT GCTCCTGATATTGTCAATATTTCTCACTGTTGCATCTCTACTAACGTGGTCATTTGTGCCTCGCTTTCTGAAGCTAATGATTCAGTTATCATCTCAA ACAAATGAACTTTACCAATTAGCTGCTGTGGCGTTCTGCTTACTATCTGCATGG TGCAGTGATAAGCTGGGTCTTAGTCTTGAGTTGGGATCATTTGTGGCTGGTGTTATGCTGTCCACAACTGAGTTTGCTCAACATACACTAGAGCAG GTGGAACCGATTCGTAATTTGTTTGCCGCTCTCTTCCTGTCAAGTATCGGTATGCTCATAAATGTGCACTTTCTATGGAACCACGTGGATATCCTTCTGGCATCTGTGATTCTAGTCATAGTTGTTAAGACAGCAATTGCAGCGATAGTGGTTAAGGCTTTTCGGTACAACATCAAGATATCTTTCCAT GTGGGGGTACTTCTTGCTCAGATCGGCGAGTTTGCCTTTGTTCTGCTAAGCCGAGCATCAAACCTGCACGTTATCGAG GGGAAAATGTATCTCCTCCTATTGGGAACAACAGCTCTGAGTCTC GTGACGACTCCATTGTTGTTCAAGTTGATACCGAGTGCAATGAACCTGGGTGTCATCCTTCGATGGTTTCCTTCTGAGAATAGCTCCCCGAACGAG GAGAAAGCATCGATGATAGAAATACATAACAGAACCAACTGA
- the LOC106342896 gene encoding CSC1-like protein At1g62320 isoform X1, which yields MATLADIGVAAGINILTALIFLLLFAILRIQPFNDRVYFPKWYLKGLRSSPLVNPGALVSKIVNLDFRSYIRFLSWMPAALKMPESELIDHAGFDSAVYLRIYLIGLKIFVPIALLSWSILVPVNWTSNGLQLAKLHDVKSSNIDKLSISNVERGSDRFWAHLMLEYAFTFWTCYVLLKEYEKIASMRLAFLQSEERRADEFTVLVRNIPPDSHELVSENVEQFFMVNHPDHYLMNQVVYNANKLAGLVAEKKKMQNWFDYYHLKYTRDKEQRPRVKLGFLGLWGKKVDAMDHFTAEIEKLSDQVSIFFFSRGSLLM from the exons ATGGCGACACTAGCAGATATTGGAGTAGCAGCTGGGATTAACATTCTAACTGCTTTGATATTCCTTTTGCTATTTGCAATCTTGAGGATCCAACCATTCAATGATAGGGTTTATTTCCCCAAGTGGTACTTGAAAGGTCTTAGAAGCAGCCCTCTTGTGAACCCTGGTGCTTTAGTGAGCAAAATTGTGAACTTGGATTTTCGTTCTTACATTCGGTTCTTGAGCTGGATGCCCGCTGCGCTAAAGATGCCAGAGTCTGAACTTATTGATCATGCTGGTTTTGATTCTGCTGTCTACTTGAGGATTTACTTGATTGG ACTTAAGATTTTTGTCCCAATCGCATTACTTTCATGGTCGATTCTGGTTCCCGTCAACTGGACCAGCAATGGATTGCAGCTAGCAAAACTTCATGATGTAAAATCAAGCAACATCGATAAGCTTTCGATATCAAATGTCGAGCGTGGATCAGACAG GTTTTGGGCTCATCTCATGTTGGAGTACGCATTTACATTCTGGACTTGCTATGTTCTATTGAAGGAATATGAGAAAATAGCTTCAATGCGGTTAGCATTTCTCCAATCCGAGGAGCGACGGGCGGATGAATTCACG GTCCTGGTTAGGAATATACCACCGGACTCACACGAGTTAGTGAGTGAGAACGTGGAGCAATTCTTTATGGTTAACCACCCGGATCATTATCTTATGAATCAG GTGGTTTACAATGCAAATAAATTGGCTGGACTAGTAGCAGAGAAGAAAAAAATGCAGAACTGGTTTGATTACTACCATTTGAAGTATACAAGAGACAAGGAACAAAGACCAAGGGTTAAG TTAGGCTTTCTCGGGCTATGGGGAAAGAAAGTAGATGCAATGGACCATTTCACAGCTGAGATCGAGAAACTAAGCGACCAAGTAAGTATTTTTTTTTTCTCTAGAGGTTCCTTATTGATGTAG
- the LOC106339770 gene encoding subtilisin-like protease SBT2.4 — MENENLNKDLMDTNPRKLRAYCFIWLIVCILVLIVCVILSRAEEKDGNDDDHVPRIYSVLVEGEPLAFHAATNINSKAMAYEAKKIEEIHEEILGSTLEKGSYTKLYSFKHIINALAVRTTPSQAQKLKKAKGVKAVEEDKGVKLMTTYTPDFLELPRQVWPKISNQGDRLAGEDIVIGFVDTGISPTHPSFAALDLTNPYSTNLSRLNFSGDCETGPLFPAGSCNGKIISARFFSAGARASVAFNGSLDILSPFDASGHGSHVASIAAGNSGVPVIVDGFSYGRASGMAPRARIAVYKAVYPSIGTLVDVIAAIDQAIIDGVDVLTLSVGPDKPPVDKPTVLGIFDLAMLLARKAGVIVVQAAGNHGPFPSSVLSYSPWVVGVAAGSTDRSYPASLILDGGQTVQGVGLSGPTLGAPFLRHRLVLARDAVRTNGSVPRTITGDVEECQRSDNFDPAKVLGSIVICTFSEGFFNQISTIRAITQTATTLGFMGFILMANPNFGDYVAEPTIFSSPGILIPKVLDSQLIMRYYEEKTYRDRGGVVTQFGARARINEGRNSVFAGEAPVVSRFSSRGPAFIDANQNPLDVLKPDILAPGHQIWGAWSLTSAFDPNFTGRRFAILSGTSMAAPHIAGISALIKQLNPSWTPAMIASAISTTATGYDSSGEVMSAESYGISELFPSNHFDNGAGHVNPARAIDPGLVLPTGFEDYISFLCSLPSINPDTVRSATEAWCTTKFSHPANLNHPSVTISALKGPLVVRRSFQNVSNKTERYLGSVLPPNGTIVRLNPSWFTIRAQRIQDVDIEFNVTEVLNQFTFGEIVLTGSLNHIVRIPLTVKTTPF, encoded by the exons CAAAGCTATGGCATATGAAGCAAAGAAGATAGAAGAGATTCATGAAGAAATACTTGGAAGCACACTTGAAAAAGGAAGTTATACAAAACTTTATAGCTTCAAACATATCATCAATGCTCTCGCTGTCCGTACTACTCCTTCTCAG GCCCAGAAACTGAAGAAGGCAAAAGGAGTGAAGGCAGTGGAAGAAGACAAAGGAGTGAAACTAATGACAACTTACACTCCCGATTTCTTGGAACTTCCTCGACAAGTCTGGCCTAAGATATCCAACCAAGGTGACAGACTTGCCGGAGAAGACATCGTAATCGGTTTCGTGGATACAGGAATTAGCCCTACTCACCCTAGCTTCGCCGCACTCGATCTCACCAACCCTTACTCAACGAATCTCTCGCGTTTAAATTTCTCCGGCGACTGTGAGACCGGTCCTCTCTTCCCCGCTGGTTCTTGTAATGGAAAAATCATCTCTGCAAGATTCTTTTCCGCTGGAGCTCGAGCTTCCGTCGCTTTCAACGGCTCCTTGGATATACTCTCTCCGTTCGATGCGTCCGGCCATGGAAG TCACGTGGCCTCCATCGCGGCCGGAAATTCAGGAGTTCCGGTGATCGTCGACGGATTCTCCTACGGCCGAGCCAGCGGAATGGCTCCAAGAGCACG AATAGCCGTTTACAAGGCAGTTTACCCATCAATTGGAACTCTTGTTGATGTAATTGCTGCCATCGACCAA GCAATAATAGATGGTGTAGATGTGCTGACACTGTCCGTAGGACCGGACAAACCACCTGTAGATAAGCCTACAGTACTCGGGATTTTCGACCTGGCGATGCTATTGGCTAGAAAAGCAGGAGTCATTGTGGTGCAGGCAGCAGGGAATCATGGTCCCTTTCCGTCTTCCGTACTGTCTTATAGTCCGTGGGTCGTCGGTGTCGCTGCAGGAAGTACGGACCGGTCTTATCCGGCCTCTCTCATCCTAGACGGTGGCCAGACCGTTCAGGGCGTCGGACTTTCAG GCCCAACTCTTGGAGCTCCTTTCCTTCGACACAGGCTAGTCTTAGCCAGAGACGCAGTTAGAACCAACGGCTCCGTTCCACGAACCATAACCGGAGACGTGGAAGAATGTCAGCGATCAGATAACTTTGATCCGGCGAAGGTTCTTGGAAGTATTGTGATTTGTACATTTTCGGAGGGCTTCTTCAATCAAATCTCGACAATTCGGGCCATCACCCAAACCGCCACGACCCTTGGTTTCATGGGTTTCATACTCATGGCCAACCCTAATTTCGGTGACTATGTTGCAGAACCTACGATATTTTCCTCACCTGGTATTCTAATCCCTAAAGTATTAGATTCCCAG CTTATTATGAGGTACTACGAAGAGAAAACTTACAGAGACAGAGGAGGGGTAGTAACACAATTCGGGGCACGAGCCAGGATCAACGAAGGCCGAAACTCGGTGTTCGCTGGAGAAGCACCGGTTGTGAGCAGATTCTCGTCGAGGGGCCCGGCTTTTATAGATGCAAATCAGAATCCTTTAGACGTCCTTAAGCCAGATATTCTTGCACCTGGTCACCAAATATGGGGAGCCTGGAGCCTTACTAGTGCCTTCGATCCTAATTTCACAG GACGGAGGTTTGCAATATTGTCCGGAACGAGCATGGCGGCTCCTCATATAGCGGGGATATCTGCACTTATAAAGCAGCTTAATCCTTCTTGGACCCCGGCCATGATTGCCTCAGCCATTTCCACCACAGCCACAGGATACGACAGTTCAGGTGAAGTTATGTCAGCGGAGTCTTATGGAATCAGTGAACTGTTTCCATCTAATCATTTTGATAATGGCGCTGGCCATGTTAATCCCGCTAGAGCCATAGATCCAGGGCTGGTTTTACCCACAG GTTTTGAAGACTACATCAGTTTCTTGTGTTCACTGCCAAGCATTAACCCGGACACAGTTCGATCCGCAACCGAAGCCTGGTGCACCACCAAGTTTAGCCACCCAGCGAATCTTAACCATCCATCAGTGACTATATCTGCTCTTAAAGGGCCACTTGTAGTGAGAAGAAGTTTCCAAAACGTCTCCAACAAAACCGAGAGATATCTTGGCTCAGTTTTACCTCCCAATGGTACAATCGTACGGTTAAACCCATCTTGGTTTACGATACGGGCACAGAGAATCCAAGATGTTGACATTGAGTTCAATGTTACAGAAGTCCTAAACCAGTTTACGTTTGGTGAAATTGTTCTTACCGGAAGCTTAAATCATATTGTAAGAATACCATTGACGGTCAAGACCACCCCGTTTTGA